From Danio rerio strain Tuebingen ecotype United States chromosome 2, GRCz12tu, whole genome shotgun sequence:
ttattttgctaaaataaaatatgagtatgccttgattttgaattatttcattaggacagtaaggtctgactctgcttagacaaaagtcttgtcacataacagaaataatgtccagtatagaatataaagtcatggtgcagtggaaacagaatgaattttgtgaatgactcccatgagcttggaggactgcatccatacatctctgacagtaatttggaatggcaaagaaagtgatCTTGCGGGACTTCCAGAGGTTATCAAGAATTTTTAGATTcaccttcaatgcctcctccttcatcttaccccagtcaTGCTCactaatgttcatctctggtgactgggctggccaattctggagcaccttgaccatcttttctttcaggaactttgatgtggaggctgaagtatgagaaggagcgctatcctgctgaagaattgttgccatccactctgaagATTTCTCACACGCCccgatactgaatgtaaccccaaaccatgatttttcctttaccaaacttgactgatttctgtgaaaatcttgggtccatgcgggttccagtaggtctgcagtatttgtgatgattgggatgcagttcaacagataattcaaaGGAAAAATCTACCTTATGCCACTTTTttccaagttattatttgttgcttacaACTGGGACcaaggacaagacttttgtcaggtagtatatatatatatatatatatatatatatatatatatatatatatatatatatatatatatatatatatatatatatatatatatatatatatatatatatacatatataaatatatatatatatataaaaatatccaTTAAATCCCAGACAAAGCTAATGGATAATGTAGCTAAATGTCCTCTAAATTGTGAAGACACAACAATCCATTAGGAGCCGACATTAGTTTTTTCAAATGAACAAACATGATCCGTTTTCTTTTTGCTCAACATATTATTACCGAAAAACCCTCTTTATAGTTGcagaaaatgtcatttatttgatcACTTAATTGACAGGACtgataagtttttatttatttattttcagatgcAAAACTCCAGGGTCAGCTGGATGTCAAGCTTAGGTTTCAAATTACAGCTATTTCGATCCAACGCCAGTCATTGGGGCGAGGAGATGATTGACAGATAAATGGGCGGGGCCAGAGCTCTACGTGTGCCTTCACTGCACGTTTATCGTGCTATTAGGAATCGAggatgaggaggaagaggagcTGACAATCCGCTTCGATGATCATCCCCGCGCTCAATCCGTAGGTCACAGCGATTTCTTAATCTGATTTTGATGTTTATGTTTTGAAGGTTGACTATATCCGTACTGCTATATTAAACATGCTGTTGGAGCATGACACTTATAGATTTCTTTACAAAACTGCTTTGCATGTGCTTGTTGTGAATGTTTAATGAATACTAAATGTCTTTCTGTCCTCTCTGGTTTATTCAACAGCTTTTGCAAGACTTATTTAAGGGCATTGGGACCAGCATGAAACATCTGACCATTctccttaaagagacagtacacttTAATATCTGACATATGCATCTATATCAGCAATAACAACATTAGTCTTTATAAAACATGTAAAGtatattaattcaattcaagaaCATTTGTATAGggcttttcacaataataattgctttacaaaaggtgcacatacAATCAAACGAGGAACTGTTAATGTTATTAGTTACCTTTAACTAATTGACTAGTAGCTAATAgtttataaacatataaataaacatagaTAACTTACAGTAATATAGTATATGAGAAAATAAAGTGACATAGAAAATATtcacaattatttattaaaatattcaattattattttaataaataagcttgGAACTGAGTTGATCTGTGATTATGATGAGCAAATGCACTTTATGATGTTTCCAACAATCCTATAATCATATTTATCCAAGTATATAGCAAAACATGCTGCATTTGAGCGCAGTAACAGATTGTCTGCTGATCAGTAACGCACGGTCAGCCTGTAACAATGACCTCATCCAGAAGGAGGCAGTCACCCTGTGTATTAATGTGTCCAAGCAGCAGCCCTTTCCTTCTGCTCGGGTCAGCACTTTGCGTGTACCTGTCTATGACGACCCTAATGAAGACCTGTACAGGTATTTTGACCGCTGTGCTGATGCTATAGCCAGTGAGGCAGGACGGGGGGGTCGGACCGTTGTGTACTGCAAGAACGGACGCAGCCGCTCAGCTACTGTCTGCGTGGCCTATTTGATGAAGCACCAGAGTCTCACTCTAACAGATGCCTTCCAGGTATGAATAATGTTTacatcaaattcagtttggatATTAAACAGTTTTAGTCAGGAAACATGTAGCATTAAA
This genomic window contains:
- the dusp28 gene encoding dual specificity phosphatase 28 — translated: MLHLSAVTDCLLISNARSACNNDLIQKEAVTLCINVSKQQPFPSARVSTLRVPVYDDPNEDLYRYFDRCADAIASEAGRGGRTVVYCKNGRSRSATVCVAYLMKHQSLTLTDAFQVVKSARSVVEPNPGFWSQLERYEQELKIRRSGSRKSKLPPP